GAAGAAAAAGACTATGAGTTATTAAAAGATAAAGCCTTTTCAATGAAAAAAAGAGTTTCAGATATATTAAGGGATTTAGTATCTGATTTTATTAAAGTGGAAAAAACAGAACAAGAAAAATCTAAGGAAAAAATAAAAAACTTTTTTAATTATTTAGATAATTTAGAAGAAGTTTCTAAGGAAGAAAGTAAAGAAATAGAGACTTCTATTAAAAATTTAACAGAAGAAGAAATAAAAAAGATAGAAAAATTTTTTAGTTAAGAGGTCAAAAATGCCAGAAAAATATTTTGAAGAAATTGATGAAGAAACAAAAATAATATATTATTATTCTTTTTCAAGTGAAGTTGTAAAATTTTTTAAAAAACAACCAGAAGTTTTTATTAAATTTAAAGAAAATATAAAAAAAATGGTAAATGGGGATAGGAATATTGATATAAAAATATATCAAGGGAAAATAAAAAAACAATCAGAGATTTTTAGAAGATTAAGAACTTTAAGAATGAGAATAGGGAATTTTAGAGTTATATTTATGATAAAAGAGGAGTATGATAATTTAAAAATCTATACTTTTATTATTAAAGCAGATAGCAGAGGAGATATTTATAAAAAATAGAAGTTTAGTATTTTAGTAAAAAATATTTGACAAAAGAAAATACGGTGGTATAATAATAGTTGAATAGTAATTCAATCAAAAAATTAAAAGGAGTGATAAATATGAAATTAAATTTAAAAATTGATGGTATGGGTTGTGAACATTGTGTAAAATCAGTTAGAGAAGCATTAGAAGAAATAAAAGGAATAAAAGTTTTAGATGTAAAAATTGGTTCAGCAGAAATAGAAGCTGAAAATGATAGTGTATTAAATGAAATAAGAGAAAAGCTAGATGATGCAGGTTATGATTTAGTGAGGTAATCACAATGGAGAATAATATAAATTTAAGGGTAGGAACTAATACTAATCAAGAAAATGAATGTCAAAAATTAGAATTAAAAATTGATGGTATAAGTTGTCAAGCCTGTGTTGCAAAGATAGAAAGAAAACTATCTAAGACAAATGGAGTAGAAAAAGCACTTGTTAATATTTCAAATAATATGGCAGATATTGAATATAATGAAAAAGAAATAAAAGCCAGTGAAATTATGAAAATAATTGAAAAGCTAGGTTATACTCCAAAAAGAAGAGAAGATTTAAAGGATAAAGAAGAAGCAATTAAAACAGAAAAAAAGTTAAAATCAGAATTAACTAAATCAAAAATTGTTATAATTTTATCTTTTATACTTATGTATATTTCAATGAGTCATATGCTTGGATTACCAGTTCCTCATATAATTTACCCTGTGGATAATATAGTTAATTATGTGGTAATACAATTTATTTTGGCTATAACTGTTATGATAATTGGAAAGAGATTTTATAGAGTTGGTTTTAGACAATTATTTATGTTAAGTCCTAATATGGACAGTTTGGTAGCAGTTGGAACAAGTTCTGCTTTTATATATAGTTTATATATAAGTTATAAAATATTTGCAGAGAATAATATACACTTAATGCATTCACTATATTATGAGTCGGCTGCAATGATAGTAGCTTTTGTAATGTTAGGAAAATATTTAGAAGCATTAAGTAAAGGTAAAGCTTCTGCTGCAATAAAAAAGTTGGTAAATTTTCAATCTAAAAAAGCTAATATTATTAGAAATGATGAAATAGTTGAAATAGATATAGGAGAAGTATCAAAAGGAGATACAGTTTTTATAAAGCCTGGTGAAAAAATTCCAGTTGATGGTGTGATAGTAGAGGGACATTCAACTATTGATGAAGCAATGATTACTGGTGAAAGTATCCCAGTTGAAAAAGCTGAAAATGATAAGGTATATAGTGGAAGTATAAATAAAGATGGAGCATTGAAAGTTGTTGTAAATGCAACAGAAGGAGAAACTCTAATATCAAAAATAGCAAAACTTGTTGAAGATGCACAGATGACAAAAGCACCAATAGCAAGACTTGCAGATAAAGTTTCTTTAATATTTGTTCCAACGGTTATTTTTATTGCAATTTTTGCAGCTTTACTTTGGTGGTTTTTAATAAAATATAATGTAGTGTTAGTAAGTCAAAATCCATTTGAGTTTGTATTGACTATTTTTATATCTGTTCTTATAATTGCTTGCCCTTGTTCATTAGGACTTGCCACACCAACTGCTATTATGGTTGGAACAGGTAAAGGGGCAGAATTGGGTATTTTAATAAAATCTGGTGAAGCACTAGAAAAATTAAATCAAATTGACACTATTGTTTTTGACAAAACAGGTACTTTAACAGAAGGAGCACCAAGAGTTATAGACATAGTAAATTTAGATAATACAGATAAAGATGAGATATTAAAAATATCTGCTTCAATGGAAGTAAATTCAGAACATCCATTAGGAAAAGCAATCTATGATGAAGCAAAGGAAAAAAATATTAATTTATATGATGTAAAAAATTTCTTATCCATTTCAGGTAGAGGTGTAATTGGAGAAATTGAGGGTAAAAAATATTTATTGGGCAATAAAAAGTTAATTCTTGATAATAATATAAAAGATTTACATGAAGAAGAAATACATAAATATGAGCTACAAGGAAAAACAACTATACTTTTAGCTGATGAAGAAAAATTAATTGCTTTCATAACATTGGCAGATGTTGTTAGAAATGAAAGTATAGAACTTATTAAGAAATTAAAAAAAGAAAATATTAAGACCTATATGCTCACTGGTGATAATGAAAGAACTGCAAAAGTTATAGCAGAAAAATTGGGAATAGATGATGTTATTGCAGAGGTATCTCCTGAGGATAAGTATAAAAAAATTAAAGAATTACAAGAACAAGGTAAAAAAGTTGCAATGGTTGGAGATGGAATAAATGATTCACCTGCACTAGCACAAGCAGATGTTGGAATGGCAATAGGAAGTGGAACAGACATTGCAATAGAAAGTGCTGATATTGTTCTTATGGGAAAAGATATAGAAGTTATTTTAACTGCTATAAGATTGAGTAGAGCGACTATAAAAAACATAAAAGAAAATCTATTTTGGGCATTTTTCTATAACAGCTGTGGTATTCCAATAGCAGGAGGTTTACTATATCTATTTACAGGACATTTACTAAATCCTATGATAGCAGGACTTGCTATGGGGTTGAGCTCTGTGTCAGTTGTAAGTAATGCATTGAGATTAAAGAGATTTAAGTAAGAACAAAAGATTTGACATTTTAAAAATACTAAGGTATAATTAAAATGTAATAAACCTAAGGGTTAACCAATGTGAAGATTATTAGAGATTTAAGTTCAGGATATTAGCCATCAACTTTTTGATGGCTTTTATTCTGCACTTGAACAATGCAGAAATAAAATTCACATTGGAGGTAGGTTTCTATGACAATCTATATTGAAACTGTAAATTTTAGTGGGAGCACAGTATTTTTACTAATATTGCTTCTAGTCTTATTATTTTGGTGGAAACATAGAAAGAAGTAGACTACTTCTACCCTTAGGGGTTTAAAAA
This Fusobacterium animalis 7_1 DNA region includes the following protein-coding sequences:
- a CDS encoding heavy metal translocating P-type ATPase produces the protein MENNINLRVGTNTNQENECQKLELKIDGISCQACVAKIERKLSKTNGVEKALVNISNNMADIEYNEKEIKASEIMKIIEKLGYTPKRREDLKDKEEAIKTEKKLKSELTKSKIVIILSFILMYISMSHMLGLPVPHIIYPVDNIVNYVVIQFILAITVMIIGKRFYRVGFRQLFMLSPNMDSLVAVGTSSAFIYSLYISYKIFAENNIHLMHSLYYESAAMIVAFVMLGKYLEALSKGKASAAIKKLVNFQSKKANIIRNDEIVEIDIGEVSKGDTVFIKPGEKIPVDGVIVEGHSTIDEAMITGESIPVEKAENDKVYSGSINKDGALKVVVNATEGETLISKIAKLVEDAQMTKAPIARLADKVSLIFVPTVIFIAIFAALLWWFLIKYNVVLVSQNPFEFVLTIFISVLIIACPCSLGLATPTAIMVGTGKGAELGILIKSGEALEKLNQIDTIVFDKTGTLTEGAPRVIDIVNLDNTDKDEILKISASMEVNSEHPLGKAIYDEAKEKNINLYDVKNFLSISGRGVIGEIEGKKYLLGNKKLILDNNIKDLHEEEIHKYELQGKTTILLADEEKLIAFITLADVVRNESIELIKKLKKENIKTYMLTGDNERTAKVIAEKLGIDDVIAEVSPEDKYKKIKELQEQGKKVAMVGDGINDSPALAQADVGMAIGSGTDIAIESADIVLMGKDIEVILTAIRLSRATIKNIKENLFWAFFYNSCGIPIAGGLLYLFTGHLLNPMIAGLAMGLSSVSVVSNALRLKRFK
- a CDS encoding heavy-metal-associated domain-containing protein; this encodes MKLNLKIDGMGCEHCVKSVREALEEIKGIKVLDVKIGSAEIEAENDSVLNEIREKLDDAGYDLVR
- a CDS encoding type II toxin-antitoxin system RelE family toxin → MPEKYFEEIDEETKIIYYYSFSSEVVKFFKKQPEVFIKFKENIKKMVNGDRNIDIKIYQGKIKKQSEIFRRLRTLRMRIGNFRVIFMIKEEYDNLKIYTFIIKADSRGDIYKK